In a single window of the Leptidea sinapis chromosome 47, ilLepSina1.1, whole genome shotgun sequence genome:
- the LOC126978203 gene encoding 60S ribosomal protein L36-like: MALQFEIAVGLRKGHKTTKISAGKRSITDKSINIRPARLKGLQIKHSKFLRDVVREVVGVPYEKRAMELLKVSSDKRALKFLKRRLGTYIRAKR; this comes from the coding sequence ATGGCACTCCAGTTCGAAATCGCAGTGGGTCTGCGTAAAGGCCACAAAACAACGAAGATTTCTGCTGGAAAGAGAAGTATAACCGATAAATCAATCAATATTAGGCCTGCCAGACTAAAGGGTCTtcaaataaaacattcaaaatttttaagagATGTGGTCCGAGAAGTAGTTGGAGTGCCTTATGAGAAGAGAGCTATGGAATTGTTGAAAGTATCAAGTGACAAGCGTGCTCTGAAATTCTTAAAGCGTCGTCTTGGCACATACATTCGCGCCAAGAGATGA